One window of Scheffersomyces stipitis CBS 6054 chromosome 1, whole genome shotgun sequence genomic DNA carries:
- a CDS encoding predicted protein → ESDVDSLTEQMEQIGKLNLNLNLNLSSYITKDSFNLPNMPNFSNLPNLPNLPNLPNLPNLPTFELSRIQEFPKEFSRYVSSYINASRITNKSHEQQRLANSIKTVLSTRIQMNKFLSDLRLGVNISTAIDRLQPLTDIIHETIFLPAEDISDFEDDYEVGRGRSEATDEITEPVGVGEIVNKDQPLLYDIVRHILCMKCNTPQVPESNHCVNCETELAYYFCSKCVLYDNDHTKDIYHCDKCGICRLGLGIGKDYFHCDECNICLSIDLREKHKCLNNTTHCDCPICNEYLFTSVNKVVFMKCGHSIHQHCYDEMVKHSYKCPICKKTIVNVETQFRLLDQEISQSPLPAPYNSWRCIISCNDCKGKSNAPYHVLGLKCKYCKSYNTNQLKLIKPEEEDDDIDGGNETQRTEHFDSDLMRLARTNLSSNFRIDEHSIHEDEISGYEDEGEDGEADDENENDNISQLRKLTVIGRNNENPYRSNVSYITSIFQNFINSAT, encoded by the exons GAGTCAGATGTCGATTCTTTAACTGAACAGATGGAACAGATTGGAAAATTGAATCTCAATTTGAATCTCAATTTGTCGTCGTATATCACCAAGGATTCGTTCAATTTACCGAATATGcccaacttttcaaatcttccCAACTTGCCAAACTTGCCCAACTTGCCCAACTTACCCAACTTGCCGACTTTTGAACTTTCGCGAATTCAGGAGTTTCCCAAAGAATTTTCTCGGTACGTTTCCAGCTACATTAATGCTTCAAGGATAACAA ATAAATCACATGAGCAGCAACGATTGGCAAACTCGATCAAGACGGTGTTATCGACTCGTATCCAGATGAACAAGTTCCTCAGTGACTTGCGCCTCGGAGTTAACATTTCAACAGCTATAGACCGGTTGCAGCCGTTGACTGATATCATCCATGAAACGATTTTCCTTCCCGCAGAAGACATCAGCGACTTTGAAGACGACTACGAAGTTGGACGAGGTCGAAGCGAGGCGACAGACGAAATAACAGAACCAGTAGGTGTAGGAGAGATTGTCAATAAGGACCAACCTCTTTTGTACGATATA GTTAGACACATCCTTTGCATGAAGTGCAACACGCCGCAAGTTCCTGAGTCCAACCACTGCGTCAACTGTGAAACTGAATTGGCATACTACTTCTGTTCTAAATGCGTTCTTTACGACAACGATCACACCAAGGATATTTACCATTGCGACAAATGTGGTATATGTCGTTTGGGATTGGGAATAGGAAAGGACTACTTCCACTGTGACGAATGTAACATTTGCTTGTCCATAGACTTACGGGAAAAACACAAGTGTTTGAACAATACTACACACTGTGATTGTCCCATTTGCAACGAGTACCTTTTCACTTCTGTCAACAAGGTGGTATTCATGAAGTGTGGTCACTCTATCCACCAGCATTGCTATGACGAAATGGTCAAGCACAGTTACAAGTGTCCCATCTGTAAAAAGACGATTGTAAATGTTGAGACGCAGTTCAGGCTCTTGGACCAAGAAATCAGCCAGCTGCCATTGCCGGCACCGTACAACTCGTGGCGGTGTATTATCAGCTGTAATGACTGCAAGGGCAAGTCGAATGCGCCATACCATGTCTTGGGGTTGAAGTGTAAATATTGCAAGAGTTATAATACCAACCAACTCAAATTAATTAAACCcgaagaagaggacgaTGATATTGATGGCGGCAACGAAACACAGCGAACAGAGCACTTTGATCTGGACTTGATGCGGTTAGCCAGAACGAACTTGCTGAGTAATTTTAGAATAGACGAGCATAGTATACACGAGGATGAAATAAGTGGCTACGAGGACGAAGGTGAGGATGGTGAAGCTGATGATGAGAACGAAAACGACAATATATCCCAGTTGAGGAAGTTAACTGTTATTGGCAGAAACAACGAGAACCCATACCGGTCCAATGTGTCGTATATTACTTCTATCTTCCAGAACTTCATTAATAGCGCTACG
- the PRP21 gene encoding pre-mRNA splicing factor: MSSEIPTNVNVPPEEIRQSIDKTVGYVLKNGLSFEQRLLANNTEHKFDFLTPENEYYNYYKWKIDGGNTTNSNNTTSNDLLKSQSTSEKAETMERPRKLKFLVDLPKISALDLDIIKLTALYVAKNGDEYAKKLQNHEIKVGNRAQFDFVNEKHSLNKLFRQYIDQYSILLKFYSNQPEDEDVLQINEQLNDADKMISNAYKRAQYDKMNKVERKEKQKLIEQKQAHFASIDWQDFAIVGMIEFDAIDEVKELPAPLSRENLLYRSLESKSKDLELPAPAPVSTAKTDEDKVKVATVSKPPAIKGMKIRAAGESRLKKSEVSTTSGVEPSIKCPITGKMIPESKFDNHLKVLLRDPRYKQEQENFVRKNFSYASNLTTDQVYENIKRIVRKRDSDSDQPQKKRPQIGPQ; encoded by the coding sequence ATGAGTTCAGAAATACCGACGAATGTCAATGTTCCACCCGAAGAAATACGTCAGTCGATCGATAAAACAGTCGGATATGTCCTCAAAAATGGGCTATCGTTTGAACAGCGCCTTTTAGCCAACAATACTGAGCACAAATTCGACTTTCTAACTCCGGAAAACGAATACTACAACTATTATAAATGGAAGATTGATGGAGGTAACACAACCAATTCAAACAACACTACTTCTAATGATTTATTGAAGTCTCAGTCTACATCAGAAAAGGCAGAAACGATGGAACGTCCTcgaaaattgaaatttcttGTCGATCTTCCAAAGATTTCAGCACTCGATCTTGATATCATCAAGCTTACCGCACTCTACGTAGCCAAAAACGGAGATGAGTATGCCAAAAAACTTCAAAACCACGAGATTAAAGTTGGAAACAGAGCCCAGTTTGATTTCGTTAACGAAAAACATTCGCTTAATAAACTTTTCAGGCAATACATAGATCAGTATCTGATCCTTCTTAAGTTCTACTCGAACCAGcctgaagatgaagatgtatTACAGATAAATGAGCAATTGAACGATGCAGACAAAATGATTTCTAATGCTTACAAGAGAGCGCAGTACGACAAAATGAACAAGGTTGAGAGAAAGGAGAAGCAAAAACTAATCGAACAGAAGCAAGCTCACTTTGCATCTATAGATTGGCAGGATTTCGCCATAGTTGGTATGATAGAATTCGATGCAATAGACgaagtcaaagaattgCCAGCACCGTTATCTCGAGAAAACTTGTTGTATAGATCTCTAGAGTCAAAGAGTAAAGACTTAGAGTTGCCAGCACCAGCACCAGTTTCAACTGCAAAGacagatgaagataaagTGAAAGTTGCTACAGTTTCAAAACCTCCAGCTATCAAAGGTATGAAAATCAGAGCTGCTGGTGAATccagattgaagaaaagtgAAGTTCTGACAACTTCTGGTGTAGAACCATCTATCAAATGTCCTATAACAGGTAAGATGATTCCTGAGCTGAAATTCGATAATCATCTCAAGGTCCTTTTGCGTGATCCAAGGTACAAACAAGAACAGGAAAATTTTGTCCGTAAGAATTTCTCATATGCATCGAACTTAACTACAGATCAAGTTTACGAGAACATCAAGAGGATAGTAAGGAAAAGAGATAGTGACAGTGATCAACCACAAAAGAAGAGACCTCAAATTGGCCCACAATAG